The Prevotella melaninogenica genome has a segment encoding these proteins:
- the proS gene encoding proline--tRNA ligase: MAKELKEMTKRADNYSQWYNDLVIKADLIEQSAVRGCMVIKPYGYAIWEKIQAQLDKMFKETGVQNAYFPMLIPKSFLSREAEHVKGFAKECAVVTHYRLKATEDGNAVQVDPNAKLEEELIIRPTSETIIWNTYKNWIHSWRDLPLMCNQWCNVMRWEMRTRPFLRTSEFLWQEGHTAHATREEAEKEAQTMLRVYADFAEKWLAVPVVQGVKSETERFAGALDTYTIEAMMQDGKALQSGTSHFLGQNFAKSFDVTFLNKENKPEYVWATSWGVSTRLIGALIMTHSDDNGLVLPPKIAPIQVVIVPIFKGEEQLKELTDKLQPVIDQLRALGITVKYDDADNKRPGFKFADYELKGVPVRLAMGGRDLENNTIEVMRRDTLEKESVSFDGIVERIKNLLDEIQDNIFKKAKDFRDAHIYECENYEEFKEKVKDGGFFLCHWDGTEETEAKIKEDTQATIRCVPYMFEQTPGVDMVSGKPAKYRVIIARSY; this comes from the coding sequence ATGGCAAAAGAACTAAAAGAGATGACCAAGAGAGCAGACAACTACTCTCAATGGTACAATGACTTGGTAATAAAGGCAGACTTGATTGAGCAGTCTGCCGTACGTGGTTGTATGGTTATCAAGCCATACGGCTATGCTATCTGGGAGAAGATTCAGGCACAGCTTGACAAGATGTTTAAGGAGACAGGTGTGCAGAATGCTTACTTCCCAATGCTGATTCCTAAGAGCTTCCTCTCTCGTGAGGCTGAGCACGTAAAGGGATTTGCCAAGGAGTGTGCCGTGGTTACTCACTATCGTCTGAAGGCTACAGAGGATGGCAATGCGGTACAGGTTGACCCTAACGCAAAGTTGGAGGAAGAGCTGATTATCCGTCCTACCAGTGAGACAATCATCTGGAATACCTATAAAAACTGGATTCACTCTTGGCGCGATCTGCCATTGATGTGCAACCAGTGGTGTAATGTTATGCGTTGGGAGATGCGTACGCGTCCTTTCCTTCGCACGTCTGAGTTCCTCTGGCAGGAGGGTCACACGGCTCACGCTACACGTGAGGAGGCTGAGAAGGAGGCACAGACCATGTTGCGTGTCTATGCTGACTTCGCTGAGAAGTGGCTCGCTGTACCAGTCGTACAGGGTGTGAAGAGTGAGACAGAACGTTTCGCTGGTGCGTTAGATACTTATACTATCGAGGCAATGATGCAGGATGGTAAGGCTCTCCAGAGTGGTACTTCTCACTTCTTAGGTCAGAACTTTGCAAAGTCATTCGACGTTACCTTCCTTAACAAGGAGAACAAACCAGAGTATGTATGGGCTACCTCTTGGGGTGTTAGTACCCGTCTGATTGGTGCGCTCATCATGACCCACTCTGACGATAACGGTCTCGTTCTTCCTCCAAAGATTGCGCCTATTCAGGTGGTTATCGTACCAATCTTCAAGGGTGAGGAGCAGTTGAAGGAGCTCACAGACAAGTTGCAACCAGTTATTGATCAGCTCCGTGCGTTGGGTATCACAGTCAAGTATGATGATGCCGACAACAAGCGCCCGGGCTTTAAGTTCGCTGACTACGAATTGAAGGGTGTGCCAGTACGCCTCGCTATGGGTGGTCGTGACTTGGAGAACAACACCATTGAGGTGATGCGTCGCGATACATTAGAGAAGGAGAGCGTAAGCTTTGACGGTATTGTTGAGCGTATCAAGAACCTCCTCGATGAGATTCAAGACAACATCTTCAAGAAGGCTAAGGACTTCCGTGATGCTCACATCTACGAGTGCGAGAACTATGAGGAGTTCAAGGAGAAGGTGAAGGACGGCGGTTTCTTCCTCTGCCACTGGGATGGTACAGAGGAGACTGAGGCGAAGATTAAGGAAGACACGCAGGCAACCATCCGTTGTGTCCCTTATATGTTCGAGCAGACACCGGGCGTCGACATGGTAAGCGGCAAGCCTGCTAAGTATCGTGTCATCATCGCAAGATCATACTAA
- a CDS encoding DNA cytosine methyltransferase, which yields MRLISLFSGAGGLDKGFHNAGFRTIVANEFDKKICPTFRANFPDTKLIEGDIHDIPSDAFPMNPVGIIGGPPCQSWSEAGTLKGIEDARGQLFYEYIRILRDTQPLFFVAENVPGMLAKRHTEAVRGFMNLFNQAGYDVNLKMLNANDFDVPEDRNRVFYIGFRKDLHINDYEYPLPQKHKPTLREAIWDLQETAIPAREKNHTNGDACIVPNNEYFIGAYSPIFMSRNRVRSWDEPGFTVQASGRQCQLHPQAPKMEKIEKNLQRFVPGKEHLYRRMTVREVARVQSFPDDYRFLYDEVNYGYKMIGNAVPVNLAYHVAMSIIETLKRHNTNFTD from the coding sequence ATGAGATTGATAAGTCTTTTTTCTGGCGCAGGAGGGCTTGATAAAGGCTTCCATAATGCTGGCTTCCGTACTATAGTTGCTAACGAGTTTGACAAAAAAATCTGCCCCACATTTAGAGCAAATTTTCCAGATACAAAACTTATAGAAGGCGATATTCATGATATTCCTTCTGACGCTTTTCCAATGAATCCAGTAGGTATTATTGGCGGTCCCCCCTGTCAATCATGGAGTGAGGCTGGGACCTTGAAAGGTATTGAAGATGCTCGAGGACAATTATTTTATGAGTATATCCGTATTCTACGTGATACTCAACCATTGTTTTTTGTAGCAGAGAATGTTCCTGGTATGCTTGCAAAACGCCATACTGAAGCAGTAAGAGGATTCATGAACCTCTTTAATCAAGCTGGCTATGATGTGAATTTAAAGATGCTCAATGCTAATGACTTTGACGTTCCTGAGGATCGAAACCGTGTGTTCTATATTGGTTTTCGAAAGGATTTACATATCAATGATTATGAATATCCTCTCCCACAAAAACATAAGCCAACACTTCGGGAAGCTATTTGGGATTTACAAGAGACTGCTATCCCAGCACGTGAGAAGAATCACACAAATGGAGATGCTTGTATAGTTCCTAATAACGAATATTTTATAGGAGCATATTCCCCTATCTTTATGTCACGAAATCGTGTACGTTCTTGGGATGAACCTGGCTTTACTGTTCAAGCAAGTGGTCGTCAATGTCAACTGCATCCACAAGCCCCTAAAATGGAAAAGATAGAAAAAAATCTTCAACGTTTTGTTCCTGGTAAAGAGCATCTTTATCGAAGGATGACTGTTCGAGAAGTTGCACGTGTACAGAGTTTTCCTGATGACTATCGTTTCCTATACGATGAAGTTAACTATGGTTACAAAATGATTGGCAATGCAGTGCCTGTAAACCTTGCTTATCACGTGGCAATGAGTATAATAGAAACATTAAAAAGGCATAATACTAATTTTACAGATTGA
- a CDS encoding HaeIII family restriction endonuclease, translated as MSNRSNNQGRAYEFICLHSLHEAIEAIRPAQIIQNSSYKAAAAAWDTLSDAQQEIYTLSAKSTIETIFALEPNIVEVDNNSLDLFIQSDQHGKVADVRDIIIQRNNIVWEIGLSIKHNHMAVKHSRLSRKLDFGEKWYGKKCSKTYWDDIEPIFTFLEAEKKKGTYFCELKSKEEDVYIPLLKAFMAEIKKQIEKDNTVPRKLVAYLLSKYDFYKVISIDNKRLTTIQSFNMYGTLNLSSKETAPALKVPMIELPKSLLYIGLKPNSKTTIIMSFDEGWQFSFRIHNAKDLVEPSLKFDIQILGMPVDVNIKYNCKW; from the coding sequence ATGAGTAATAGAAGTAATAATCAAGGTCGAGCCTATGAGTTTATATGTTTGCATTCATTGCATGAAGCTATTGAGGCTATTCGTCCTGCACAGATAATACAAAATAGTAGTTATAAGGCAGCTGCGGCGGCATGGGACACATTGAGTGATGCTCAACAAGAAATCTATACGCTTAGTGCTAAATCTACAATTGAAACTATATTTGCATTAGAGCCAAACATTGTAGAAGTTGATAATAATAGTTTAGATTTATTCATACAGAGTGATCAGCATGGTAAAGTAGCAGATGTTCGTGATATCATTATACAACGTAATAATATTGTATGGGAAATAGGTTTGAGCATCAAACACAATCACATGGCTGTTAAACACAGTCGTCTTTCACGTAAACTTGATTTTGGAGAGAAATGGTATGGAAAGAAATGTTCTAAAACTTATTGGGATGATATTGAACCTATTTTTACCTTTCTAGAAGCTGAAAAGAAAAAGGGGACATACTTTTGTGAGTTGAAGTCAAAAGAGGAAGATGTTTATATTCCCTTACTCAAAGCTTTTATGGCAGAAATTAAGAAACAGATAGAAAAGGATAATACTGTTCCTCGTAAGTTAGTAGCGTACCTGTTAAGTAAATATGATTTCTACAAAGTTATAAGCATTGATAATAAGCGACTAACAACTATACAATCCTTTAATATGTATGGCACCTTAAATCTTTCAAGTAAGGAAACTGCCCCTGCACTTAAAGTGCCTATGATAGAGCTTCCAAAATCGTTACTGTATATTGGCTTAAAGCCAAACAGTAAAACAACTATCATAATGAGTTTTGACGAAGGCTGGCAATTCTCTTTCCGTATTCATAACGCAAAGGATTTGGTAGAACCTTCCTTGAAGTTTGATATTCAAATTTTAGGGATGCCAGTAGATGTAAATATAAAGTATAATTGTAAATGGTAA
- a CDS encoding sigma-70 family RNA polymerase sigma factor: MRQLKISKSITNRSSEALDKYLVEIGREPMITVDEEIELAQEIHKGGRKGERAKEKLIKANLRFVVSVAKQYQHQGLSLTDLIDEGNIGLVKAAEKFDETRGFKFISYAVWWIRQSILQAIAEQSRIVRLPLNQVGAISKINQVTNEFVQQHNRRPSIHELAELTGIDEARIRQSQSADNHHMSIDAPFSDDDDNSMSDMLSSGDDSRTDRGVDFESMSDDLRAVLQNTLKDREIKIVTECFGIGCQEKGLEEIGTEMGLTRERVRQIREKAIEKIRESGNARVLMKYLG; this comes from the coding sequence ATGAGACAACTTAAGATTTCAAAAAGTATCACCAACCGATCAAGTGAGGCACTGGATAAGTATCTCGTTGAGATTGGTCGTGAGCCGATGATTACCGTTGACGAAGAGATTGAGCTGGCACAGGAAATCCACAAAGGCGGTCGCAAGGGCGAGCGTGCGAAGGAGAAACTGATTAAGGCTAACCTCCGTTTCGTCGTTTCTGTAGCTAAACAGTATCAGCACCAAGGACTCTCTCTCACCGACCTAATCGACGAGGGAAACATTGGTTTGGTAAAGGCAGCAGAGAAGTTCGATGAGACTCGTGGTTTTAAGTTTATCTCATACGCTGTTTGGTGGATTCGTCAGAGTATTCTGCAGGCTATCGCTGAGCAGAGTCGTATCGTGCGTCTTCCGCTAAATCAGGTGGGTGCTATCTCAAAGATTAATCAGGTAACGAACGAGTTTGTGCAGCAACACAACCGTCGTCCTTCTATCCATGAGTTGGCAGAGTTGACTGGCATCGATGAGGCTCGCATCCGTCAGAGCCAGAGTGCAGACAACCATCACATGAGTATCGACGCTCCATTTAGCGATGACGACGATAACTCAATGAGCGATATGCTGTCTTCAGGTGATGACTCTCGCACCGACCGTGGCGTAGACTTTGAGTCAATGTCAGACGATCTTCGTGCTGTTCTTCAGAACACTTTGAAGGATCGTGAGATAAAGATTGTCACCGAGTGTTTCGGTATCGGTTGCCAAGAGAAGGGTTTGGAAGAGATTGGAACAGAGATGGGGCTTACCCGTGAGCGTGTTCGCCAGATTCGTGAGAAGGCTATCGAGAAGATTCGTGAGAGCGGAAATGCACGCGTACTCATGAAGTACTTAGGCTAA
- a CDS encoding TonB-dependent receptor: MKRKDIQKYILLLLFMLTTQLAFAQSFTLQGKVSDKEGNPIELASVMVVTQGKLSMTNLKGEFNMQLQSEDSVKVRFSMIGYKTKTRILVRPKGKQTLLIQLADDNALEEVVVQGKAKQHGTTEELDIQKTKQGPSTSGNAVEEMVQTQAGVSTHSELSSQYNVRGGTFDENSVYINNIEVFRPFLVRSGQQEGLSIINPDMVESVGFSTGGFEAKYGDKMSSALDITYKRPKKTEASVSASLLGASAYLGLATKKLTWTNGVRYKTNRYLLGSLQTKGEYRPSFLDYQTYLSWQPNKRWQVDFIGNISDNRYNFDPEDRETNFGTLQNVKKFRVYFDGQEKDLFRTFFGSLAITRHLSSRTDLSLLASAFTTKEQERYDIQGQYWLTQTETSENLGVGTYMQHSRDYLNADVKSLKLMMQHRAGKHKIEGAVTYKLERIKENSAEYEYRDSAGYNVPHTGRDLKMIYSLRARNELKAKRFESYLQDTWNFQTRDSVPTLFTLNYGVRFAHWDFNGESLFSPRASLTITPGRNRNLSFRIAGGIYHQAPFYKELRDTSIVNGVTYATLNQKIRAQQSIHALAGMTYCFEMLGRPFKFTAEAYYKALSHLVPYSVDNVKVTYYGENTATGHATGLDLKLFGEFVPGADSWLTLSVMNTSMKLNGKSIPLPTDQRYALNLYFTDFFPGTTRWRMSLKLAYADGLPFSAPHKELENNTFRAPAYKRADIGMSYRLLDNNDGHRNTIFKNIWLGLDCLNLFGINNVNSYYWVTDIAGQQYAVPNYLTGRQINGRVTVEF; this comes from the coding sequence ATGAAACGTAAGGATATTCAGAAATACATATTACTACTATTGTTCATGCTGACAACCCAGTTGGCATTTGCGCAATCGTTCACACTGCAAGGGAAGGTTTCCGACAAGGAAGGCAACCCAATCGAGTTGGCTTCTGTTATGGTGGTTACGCAGGGAAAACTGTCGATGACCAACCTAAAAGGCGAGTTCAATATGCAGTTGCAGAGTGAAGACTCCGTGAAGGTGCGCTTCTCAATGATTGGCTACAAGACCAAGACGAGGATTCTCGTGCGCCCAAAGGGAAAGCAGACACTGCTCATTCAGTTGGCTGACGACAACGCATTGGAGGAGGTTGTAGTGCAGGGCAAAGCTAAACAGCATGGAACAACGGAAGAATTGGATATTCAAAAAACTAAACAAGGACCCTCTACGTCGGGCAATGCTGTCGAAGAAATGGTGCAGACTCAGGCGGGTGTTTCAACCCACTCGGAGCTATCTTCACAATATAACGTTCGTGGTGGTACCTTCGATGAGAACTCTGTCTATATCAATAATATAGAAGTATTCCGTCCCTTCCTTGTGCGAAGCGGACAGCAAGAAGGACTCTCTATTATCAATCCCGACATGGTAGAGAGCGTTGGTTTCTCAACCGGTGGATTCGAAGCGAAGTATGGTGACAAGATGAGTTCAGCCTTAGACATCACCTATAAACGTCCGAAGAAGACGGAAGCCTCCGTCTCTGCCTCTCTCTTAGGTGCCAGTGCCTACCTCGGATTGGCTACGAAGAAGTTGACATGGACCAATGGTGTGCGTTATAAAACTAATCGTTACCTCCTTGGATCACTCCAGACAAAGGGCGAATATCGTCCGTCATTCCTTGATTATCAGACTTATCTCTCATGGCAACCCAACAAACGTTGGCAGGTAGACTTCATCGGTAACATCTCTGACAACCGTTATAACTTCGATCCAGAAGACCGTGAGACAAACTTCGGTACACTGCAGAACGTGAAGAAGTTCCGTGTTTACTTCGATGGACAGGAGAAAGACCTCTTCCGAACCTTCTTTGGTTCGTTGGCTATCACACGCCATTTGAGTTCACGCACCGACCTCTCCCTCCTCGCATCGGCTTTCACAACGAAGGAGCAGGAGCGTTATGACATTCAAGGACAGTACTGGCTGACACAGACGGAGACGTCGGAAAACCTCGGTGTGGGTACGTATATGCAGCATTCTCGCGACTATCTCAATGCTGACGTGAAGAGTTTGAAGCTGATGATGCAGCATCGTGCAGGCAAACATAAGATTGAGGGCGCAGTGACCTATAAACTTGAGCGTATCAAGGAGAACTCTGCTGAATACGAATATCGTGATTCAGCGGGTTATAACGTTCCGCATACGGGGCGTGACTTGAAGATGATTTACTCGCTTCGTGCTCGTAACGAACTCAAGGCGAAACGCTTTGAAAGCTACTTGCAGGACACATGGAACTTCCAGACACGCGACTCTGTGCCAACGCTTTTCACACTGAATTATGGCGTTCGCTTTGCACATTGGGACTTCAATGGTGAGAGCCTATTCTCTCCTCGTGCATCGCTGACCATCACACCGGGTAGAAACCGTAACCTTAGTTTCCGCATTGCAGGTGGTATTTACCATCAGGCACCATTCTATAAGGAGCTTCGCGACACGTCAATCGTCAATGGTGTCACCTACGCAACGCTCAATCAGAAGATTCGCGCACAGCAGTCTATCCACGCATTGGCAGGTATGACCTATTGCTTCGAGATGTTAGGTCGTCCGTTTAAGTTCACTGCGGAGGCTTATTATAAGGCACTCTCACACCTCGTTCCTTACTCTGTTGACAATGTGAAGGTGACGTATTACGGTGAGAATACAGCCACAGGACACGCCACAGGACTCGACCTTAAACTCTTTGGTGAGTTCGTTCCGGGTGCTGACTCATGGCTGACGCTGAGTGTGATGAACACGAGTATGAAGTTGAATGGTAAGAGTATTCCACTCCCAACCGACCAGCGTTATGCGCTCAACCTCTATTTCACAGACTTCTTCCCTGGTACGACGCGTTGGCGGATGTCGCTGAAACTGGCTTATGCAGATGGTCTTCCATTCTCTGCTCCACACAAGGAATTGGAGAATAACACCTTCCGCGCCCCAGCTTATAAGCGTGCCGACATCGGTATGAGCTACCGTCTATTAGACAATAACGACGGACATCGCAACACAATCTTTAAGAATATCTGGCTCGGTCTGGACTGTCTGAACCTCTTTGGTATCAACAATGTCAACTCATATTATTGGGTGACAGACATCGCTGGACAGCAATATGCCGTTCCAAACTACCTCACTGGACGACAGATAAATGGTAGGGTGACGGTGGAGTTTTAA
- a CDS encoding DUF4249 domain-containing protein yields the protein MKKIFFLLFLALSVMSCKDDFSVSNLPDAKPKLVVYCMPSTSDTTYVTVSRSIPLKQYNTTEKNVMIDDAVISYQLNGQTRTVTALGNGRYRVVGQQKAGDKVQLRVEAQGLEAVESSTEIPQPIGISNITTRMVRMKKDPSANVEDFLQLQATFTDPAQTHDYYAVRVKSKKLRYLYVACFKNMGGYMQEVMSYYSYADYMEGRKNNSYDSVAVRYDLVTEYIPISTASEPLLNPLSDIDDDFDFSSDFYKQFYVFDDATINGKTYTLRLNVEPYTGIRDETKASLAELKTKYGIEEGLQLEFYHIAPAYYRFLQALNDVSNNSLAQAGLSTIRTTYSNMLNGMGICAGFNMDPSPFPSPKGRGVNTEIPLTTWKSLNK from the coding sequence ATGAAAAAGATATTTTTCCTCCTCTTCCTTGCCTTATCGGTGATGAGTTGCAAGGATGATTTCAGTGTCAGCAACCTACCTGATGCAAAGCCAAAGTTGGTTGTCTATTGTATGCCTTCTACTTCTGACACCACTTATGTCACGGTGTCACGTAGCATACCTTTGAAACAATATAACACAACTGAGAAGAATGTGATGATTGATGATGCAGTAATCAGCTATCAATTGAACGGACAGACGAGGACGGTGACTGCCTTGGGCAATGGTCGCTATCGTGTCGTGGGACAGCAGAAGGCGGGCGATAAGGTGCAGTTGCGTGTTGAAGCGCAGGGCTTAGAGGCTGTCGAGTCGTCTACAGAGATTCCACAACCAATTGGTATCAGCAATATTACCACACGTATGGTACGTATGAAGAAAGACCCTTCGGCAAACGTAGAAGACTTCCTGCAGCTGCAGGCTACCTTCACCGACCCTGCCCAGACACACGATTATTATGCTGTGCGCGTCAAGAGTAAGAAGTTGCGCTACCTTTATGTTGCCTGTTTTAAAAATATGGGTGGCTATATGCAGGAGGTGATGAGCTACTATTCTTACGCTGACTATATGGAGGGACGTAAGAACAACAGCTATGATAGTGTGGCTGTAAGATACGACTTGGTAACTGAGTATATACCTATCTCAACGGCAAGTGAACCGCTTCTGAACCCATTGTCAGACATTGACGATGATTTCGACTTCAGTAGTGACTTCTATAAACAGTTCTATGTCTTCGATGATGCGACAATCAATGGCAAGACTTACACACTTCGTCTGAATGTTGAGCCTTACACTGGTATAAGAGATGAGACCAAAGCATCTTTGGCAGAGCTAAAGACAAAGTATGGTATAGAGGAAGGATTACAGTTAGAGTTCTATCACATCGCCCCAGCCTACTACCGTTTCCTACAGGCTTTGAACGATGTTTCGAACAATTCCCTTGCTCAAGCGGGCCTCTCTACTATCCGTACCACCTACAGCAATATGCTGAATGGTATGGGAATCTGTGCTGGGTTTAATATGGACCCCTCCCCCTTCCCCTCCCCAAAAGGGAGGGGCGTAAACACCGAGATACCCCTTACGACATGGAAAAGCTTAAATAAGTAG
- a CDS encoding TonB-dependent receptor: MNKQFLLAALLLSPLGLYAHKANGIGAVTWKNEAPIERMIRGIDEDKTHQRFTLSGYVKDRNGEPLINATIYDLTTRQGTMTNAYGHFSLTLGEGRHEIRCSYVGYKTLIETIDLSANQNHDIILQNEAQLDEVVVTTDLNSPLLKTQTGKLSLSQKDIKTEYALMSSPDVIKTLQRTSGVADGMELASGLYVHGGNGDENLFLLDGTPLYHTNHALGLFSSFNADVVKNVDFYKSGFPARYGGRLSSVIDVRTADGDLYNTHGSYRIGLLDGAFHIEGPIRKGKTSYNFGLRRSWMDLLTRPAFAIMNHNSKDEDKLSMSYFFHDLNFKLTNIFNERSRMSLSVYSGEDRLDAKDEWHSNNSSGYNDVDIYVNRFHWGNFNAALDWNYQFSPKLFANFTAVYTHNRSTVSSSDEWRFTRPGEKEQLTLTSHGYRSSIDDIGYRAAFDFRPSPRHHIRFGQDYTYHRFQPQTYNRFDNYQTNSEAKADTIETHSYNKNVAHQLTFYAEDEMMLDEKWSLNGGVNADVFHISGKTFATLSPRLSMKFQPTERLSLKASYTLMSQFVHKIANSFLDLPTDYWVPTTARLHPMRSWQVAAGAYMKPNKHWLLSLEAYYKRSSHILQYSSWAGLEPPAANWDYMVMEGNGRSYGVELDADYNVSNLTLHGSYTLSWTEKKFDDFYDGWYYDKFDNRHKLTLTGRWNITKKIAAFAAWTFRTGNRMTIPTQYIGLPDVPAQEQGGLTFNSSDDNTLNFAYEKPNNVILPAYHRLDIGFDFHHTTKKGHERIWNLSFYNAYCHLNSLWVRVKIDGNNQMKIKNIAFIPVIPSFSYTFKF, encoded by the coding sequence ATGAATAAACAGTTTTTATTAGCTGCCTTATTGCTCAGCCCTTTGGGATTGTATGCACACAAGGCTAATGGGATTGGTGCGGTAACATGGAAAAACGAAGCGCCAATAGAAAGAATGATTCGGGGCATTGATGAGGACAAGACGCACCAGCGTTTTACGCTCAGTGGATATGTGAAAGACCGTAACGGAGAACCACTTATCAATGCAACTATCTACGACCTCACCACACGACAAGGCACGATGACGAATGCTTACGGACATTTCTCGCTCACGTTGGGTGAAGGACGACACGAAATTAGGTGTAGTTACGTAGGGTATAAAACCCTTATTGAGACCATTGACCTATCTGCAAACCAAAACCATGACATCATCTTGCAAAACGAAGCACAGTTGGATGAGGTGGTTGTGACGACAGACCTGAACTCACCTTTGTTGAAAACGCAGACTGGAAAACTCTCTCTCTCACAGAAAGATATTAAAACGGAGTACGCACTGATGAGTAGTCCGGACGTTATCAAGACTTTACAGCGTACGAGCGGTGTAGCTGACGGTATGGAACTTGCCAGCGGCCTCTACGTTCATGGTGGTAATGGCGACGAAAACCTCTTCTTACTCGACGGTACTCCACTCTATCATACCAACCATGCATTAGGTCTTTTCTCCTCGTTCAATGCCGATGTTGTGAAGAATGTCGACTTCTATAAGAGCGGTTTCCCAGCACGTTATGGCGGTCGTCTGTCGAGTGTCATCGACGTTCGCACGGCTGATGGCGACCTTTATAACACCCACGGCAGCTATCGTATCGGCTTACTCGATGGTGCCTTCCATATCGAGGGACCTATTAGAAAGGGTAAGACATCCTATAACTTCGGTTTGCGTCGTAGCTGGATGGACCTCCTCACACGTCCTGCCTTTGCGATAATGAATCACAATAGCAAGGATGAGGATAAGTTGAGTATGTCGTATTTCTTCCATGACTTAAACTTCAAGCTGACCAATATCTTCAATGAACGTTCGCGAATGTCGCTGAGTGTCTACTCTGGTGAGGACCGATTGGACGCAAAAGACGAGTGGCACAGTAACAATAGCAGTGGTTATAATGACGTAGACATCTATGTGAATCGCTTCCACTGGGGTAACTTCAATGCTGCCTTAGACTGGAACTACCAGTTCTCACCGAAACTCTTTGCTAACTTCACAGCCGTTTATACGCACAATCGTTCAACGGTTAGCAGCTCAGACGAGTGGAGATTTACACGCCCCGGAGAGAAAGAACAGCTGACATTGACCTCTCATGGCTATCGTTCATCTATTGATGACATCGGCTATCGAGCAGCTTTCGACTTCCGTCCAAGCCCTCGTCACCACATTCGCTTTGGTCAGGACTATACCTATCATCGCTTCCAGCCACAGACTTACAACCGTTTTGATAACTATCAAACCAATAGTGAGGCAAAGGCTGACACGATTGAGACCCACAGTTATAATAAGAATGTGGCACATCAGCTGACCTTCTATGCCGAAGACGAGATGATGCTCGACGAGAAATGGAGCCTCAACGGCGGTGTGAATGCCGATGTCTTCCATATTAGCGGTAAGACCTTCGCAACACTGAGTCCACGTCTTTCGATGAAGTTCCAGCCAACGGAGCGTCTGTCTCTTAAGGCAAGCTACACGCTGATGAGCCAGTTTGTACACAAGATTGCCAACTCCTTCCTCGATCTTCCAACCGACTACTGGGTGCCAACGACGGCTCGACTACACCCGATGCGCTCTTGGCAGGTGGCTGCAGGAGCTTATATGAAACCTAACAAGCATTGGTTGCTCTCGTTAGAGGCTTACTACAAGCGTTCAAGTCATATCCTGCAGTATTCAAGTTGGGCAGGATTGGAGCCACCAGCAGCCAACTGGGACTATATGGTTATGGAGGGTAATGGTCGCTCTTACGGTGTTGAATTGGATGCTGATTACAACGTTTCCAACCTCACACTGCATGGTTCTTATACCCTCTCATGGACTGAGAAGAAGTTTGATGACTTCTACGATGGTTGGTATTATGATAAGTTTGACAACCGTCATAAGCTCACCCTCACCGGAAGATGGAACATCACAAAGAAGATTGCAGCCTTTGCAGCATGGACATTCCGCACGGGTAACCGCATGACAATCCCTACTCAGTATATCGGATTGCCTGACGTTCCAGCGCAGGAGCAGGGAGGATTGACCTTTAATTCATCTGATGACAACACGTTGAACTTTGCTTACGAAAAGCCTAACAACGTTATCTTGCCAGCTTATCACCGTCTTGACATCGGCTTCGACTTCCATCATACCACCAAGAAGGGGCATGAGCGCATCTGGAACCTCAGTTTCTACAATGCTTATTGCCACCTGAACTCACTCTGGGTACGTGTGAAAATCGACGGCAATAACCAGATGAAGATAAAGAACATAGCGTTCATCCCTGTGATTCCATCGTTCAGTTACACATTTAAATTCTAA